A single Bufo bufo chromosome 6, aBufBuf1.1, whole genome shotgun sequence DNA region contains:
- the GDAP1L1 gene encoding ganglioside-induced differentiation-associated protein 1-like 1 isoform X2, which produces MRLNLGEEVPVVIHGDNIISDYNQIIDYIENNFVGELIPQLIPEAGSLLHSRVLQYRETLESLPMDAYTHGCILHPELTTDSMIPKYATAEIRRHLANATTELLKLDNEESQLTEPYLSKHKKLMAKILEHDNVNNLNKIFIELAMVLDQVEAELEKRKIEYEGRKCELWLCGNTFTLADILLGATLHRLKFLGLSKKHWEDGSRPNLQSYFERIQKRYAFRRVLGDIHTTLLSAVLPNAFRLVKRKPPSFFGASFLMGSLGGMGYFAYWYLKKKYI; this is translated from the exons ATGAGACTCAATCTTGGGGAGGAAGTGCCAGTGGTAATCCACGGAGATAACATCATAAGTGACTATAACCAGATCATAGACTACATTGAGAACAATTTCGTGGGAG AACTCATTCCACAGTTAATACCAGAAGCTGGAAGCCTTCTTCACTCCAGGGTTCTTCAATACAGAGAAACCCTAGAGAGCCTGCCAATGGATGCCTACACTCATGGATGTATTCTTCACCCAGAGCTCACCACAGATTCCATGATCCCAAAGTATGCCACAGCTGAGATTCGCA GGCACCTTGCCAACGCCACCACCGAACTCTTGAAACTTGATAACGAAGAGTCTCAACTAACAGAGCCATACCTTTCCAAACACAAAAAGCTAATG GCAAAAATCCTGGAACATGACAATGTGAACAACCTGAACAAAATCTTTATTGAACTAGCCATGGTCTTAGACCAAGTAGAGGCAGAGCTGGAGAAGAGGAAAATTGAGTATGAAG GCCGAAAATGTGAGCTCTGGCTTTGTGGGAACACATTCACCTTAGCCGACATTCTTCTGGGAGCCACGTTACATCGCCTCAAGTTCCTAGGACTTTCCAAAAAACACTGGGAAGATGGGAGCAGACCAAACTTACAGTCCTACTTTGAGAGAATACAGAAGCGCTATGCATTCCGGAGAGTACTGGGAGACATCCACACCACTCTCCTGTCAGCCGTTTTACCCAACGCATTCCGCCTTGTCAAACGGAAACCGCCATCTTTCTTCGGGGCATCTTTCCTTATGGGGTCACTGGGGGGGATGGGGTACTTTGCCTACTGGTATCTAAAGAAGAAATACATCTAA